A section of the Candidatus Bathyarchaeota archaeon genome encodes:
- a CDS encoding DegT/DnrJ/EryC1/StrS family aminotransferase — protein sequence MRDLIKINEPMIGEEEIEAVTAVLKSGKLTERSGFGPNVLEFERKFAKLVGSKYAIAVNSGTSALHAALLAAGIGPGDDVIIPSFTFSATATSILLTGAKPIFTDIDPETYCMNAETVNEVITERARAILPVHLYGLPVDMDPILEIARKEDMIVIEDAAQAHGASYNDVKIGSIGDMTCFSFYGGKNMTTGEGGMITTNDETYADVLRTIRIHGEERPYWVTRVGHNYRMTEVAAAIGLCQIQKLPEFLKKRKKNAKKLSEELSSFDKLILPTEYENRKHAWYLYTVRLHGKYARRRYKILQKLHDKRIGATIYYEVPVHMLPLYQKYISDPLPECERIAREIFSLPIHPGVNLEDIDYISDNLKRII from the coding sequence ATGAGAGATCTGATAAAAATTAATGAACCGATGATCGGAGAAGAAGAGATTGAGGCGGTTACAGCTGTTTTAAAAAGTGGTAAATTGACTGAAAGAAGTGGTTTTGGACCAAATGTTTTGGAATTTGAGAGAAAATTCGCCAAATTAGTAGGTTCAAAATACGCTATCGCTGTAAATAGTGGGACTTCTGCCCTTCATGCCGCATTATTAGCTGCAGGTATTGGACCTGGAGATGATGTGATAATCCCATCATTTACTTTTTCCGCAACAGCTACTTCCATTCTACTAACTGGAGCCAAACCGATTTTTACAGACATCGATCCTGAAACATACTGTATGAATGCTGAAACAGTTAATGAAGTAATAACAGAAAGAGCTAGAGCTATTTTACCAGTACATCTTTATGGTCTGCCTGTTGATATGGATCCAATTTTAGAAATCGCTCGAAAAGAAGATATGATTGTAATAGAAGATGCGGCCCAAGCTCATGGAGCCTCTTATAATGATGTCAAGATTGGTTCCATCGGTGACATGACTTGTTTTAGTTTTTATGGAGGCAAGAACATGACTACAGGCGAAGGTGGCATGATAACCACTAATGATGAGACTTATGCGGATGTATTACGAACCATTAGAATCCACGGTGAAGAAAGGCCCTATTGGGTAACCAGAGTTGGTCATAATTATAGAATGACAGAGGTTGCTGCTGCGATAGGATTATGTCAGATTCAGAAATTACCAGAATTTCTAAAGAAGCGTAAAAAAAATGCGAAAAAATTGTCTGAGGAATTATCTTCATTTGATAAATTGATATTACCAACTGAGTATGAAAATCGGAAGCATGCTTGGTATCTCTATACAGTAAGATTGCATGGAAAATATGCACGTAGAAGGTACAAAATATTGCAAAAACTTCATGATAAAAGGATAGGTGCAACCATTTATTATGAAGTCCCCGTGCATATGTTACCGCTATATCAAAAATATATTAGTGATCCATTACCCGAATGCGAAAGGATAGCTAGAGAAATTTTTTCTCTCCCAATTCATCCTGGAGTAAATCTTGAAGATATTGATTATATCAGCGACAATCTAAAAAGAATAATATAG
- the thsB gene encoding thermosome subunit beta, with product MQKNSSASIPVAILKDGDRKSKGKNALYSNIMAATILGQAMKSSLGPNGLDKMLVDAIGNSTVTNDGATLLKRMEVQHPIGKMLVEIAKTQDEMVGDGTTTVVILAGEFLKEARELLDKRIHPSIIMNGYQIACEKAQEILKEIALKIDLKDKTVLRKVAQVAISTKMLAEHKGILVELILSAVLQVTRKTPKGYDIDLDDISIQRKPGGSLDETTLVNGVIIDKEIAHVAMPRRVDNTKIALIVLPFEIKKTTIDSKINIQNPDQLKTFTVEEENMLKKMVGKLHDEGANVLFCQREISEKAQKMLANENILAVKRVKVADMERIAKATGGKIIITIDELEIKDLGSAKSVKERKFGKDKLILVEGCKNPKAVTIFIRGGTNKVIDEARRSILDGLHVLKDVINEPLVLGGGGASELEVSKRLIALAEKTKGKEQLAIKSFAKALESIPTTLVENAGHRSIDILTKLRSDHKRDNIWSGVSPLDGKVIDTYENGVLEPLIIKTQAISSASEAAQIILKIDDVIASSKSEIGDTQAKDQEENTSEEEKEI from the coding sequence TTGCAGAAAAACAGCTCCGCGAGCATACCTGTGGCTATTTTAAAGGATGGTGATAGAAAATCCAAAGGAAAAAACGCTCTATATTCGAATATTATGGCAGCAACAATTCTAGGGCAGGCAATGAAGAGTTCGCTAGGACCTAATGGTCTTGATAAAATGCTTGTAGATGCTATAGGAAATTCCACAGTGACAAATGATGGAGCTACCCTGCTTAAACGCATGGAGGTACAACATCCAATAGGCAAAATGCTTGTAGAAATTGCAAAAACCCAAGACGAGATGGTGGGGGATGGAACTACAACTGTTGTTATTTTAGCAGGGGAATTCTTAAAAGAGGCTAGAGAACTTTTAGATAAAAGAATTCACCCATCCATTATAATGAATGGTTATCAAATAGCCTGTGAAAAGGCACAAGAAATTTTGAAAGAAATTGCACTAAAAATAGATCTAAAAGATAAAACTGTATTAAGAAAGGTTGCACAAGTTGCGATATCTACGAAAATGTTGGCTGAGCACAAAGGTATATTGGTCGAACTTATTCTAAGTGCGGTTTTACAGGTAACAAGAAAAACACCAAAAGGATACGATATAGATCTTGACGACATTAGCATTCAAAGAAAACCTGGTGGTTCGCTTGATGAAACGACCTTGGTTAATGGTGTGATAATAGATAAAGAAATTGCACATGTGGCGATGCCTCGAAGAGTTGACAATACTAAAATCGCATTAATTGTTTTACCTTTTGAAATAAAAAAAACAACAATCGATTCTAAGATAAACATACAAAATCCAGATCAGTTGAAGACGTTTACTGTAGAAGAAGAGAATATGTTAAAAAAGATGGTGGGCAAGCTTCACGATGAAGGAGCAAATGTATTATTTTGCCAAAGAGAAATAAGTGAGAAAGCTCAAAAAATGTTAGCAAATGAAAATATACTCGCTGTGAAAAGAGTAAAGGTAGCAGATATGGAAAGGATAGCTAAGGCTACTGGTGGTAAAATAATAATTACGATTGATGAACTTGAAATCAAGGATCTTGGCTCAGCAAAATCGGTTAAGGAAAGAAAATTCGGCAAAGATAAGTTAATACTAGTTGAAGGTTGTAAGAATCCCAAAGCGGTGACAATTTTTATTCGTGGAGGAACCAATAAAGTAATTGATGAAGCAAGAAGATCGATTCTTGATGGACTTCATGTTTTAAAAGATGTAATTAATGAACCATTGGTTCTTGGCGGCGGTGGCGCATCTGAACTGGAAGTCTCAAAAAGATTAATAGCCTTAGCTGAGAAAACAAAAGGAAAAGAACAGTTAGCTATTAAATCATTTGCTAAAGCTTTGGAATCTATACCTACCACTTTGGTTGAGAACGCAGGCCATCGGTCTATAGATATTTTGACTAAATTGCGTTCAGATCACAAAAGAGATAATATTTGGAGCGGAGTATCACCATTAGACGGTAAAGTAATTGATACTTATGAAAATGGAGTGCTTGAACCTTTAATTATTAAAACTCAAGCAATTAGTTCAGCAAGTGAAGCTGCACAAATAATTTTAAAAATAGATGATGTAATAGCTAGCAGTAAATCCGAAATTGGAGATACGCAAGCTAAAGATCAAGAGGAAAACACAAGTGAAGAAGAAAAAGAAATCTAA
- a CDS encoding DNA-directed RNA polymerase subunit K, whose amino-acid sequence MKKKKKSNEGTVSIGPRKLTRFEKAKVISARALQIAMGAPVLINISESEDSPIEIALIELKEGILPISIRRSLPDGASQNIPLKYLLENELD is encoded by the coding sequence GTGAAGAAGAAAAAGAAATCTAATGAAGGGACAGTCTCAATTGGACCCAGGAAACTAACTAGATTTGAGAAGGCCAAAGTCATCAGTGCTAGAGCGCTTCAAATAGCCATGGGAGCGCCAGTATTGATTAATATTTCTGAAAGTGAAGATTCGCCAATTGAAATAGCCTTAATTGAATTAAAAGAAGGAATTCTTCCAATTAGTATTAGAAGAAGTTTGCCTGATGGCGCTAGTCAAAATATACCATTAAAATACTTATTGGAAAATGAATTAGACTAA
- the rimI gene encoding ribosomal protein S18-alanine N-acetyltransferase — MGTSMSTKNLTLRKFSAEDLDDVILLNRECLPENYTPLFFLDIRKNCPDSFLVAKMNGEILGYIMCRLENGFSDFRKFRVVKKGHIVSIAVKKEYRKKGIGGKLLIEAVNALKKQKVSECFMEVRTTNHNAITLYKKIGFESIRKIKAYYQDGADALVMGIKLIN, encoded by the coding sequence TTGGGCACATCTATGTCGACTAAGAATTTAACATTGAGAAAATTTTCTGCAGAGGATTTAGATGATGTAATTCTATTGAATAGAGAATGCTTACCTGAAAATTATACTCCGCTATTTTTTTTAGATATTCGTAAAAACTGTCCAGATTCTTTTCTTGTAGCTAAAATGAATGGTGAAATTTTAGGATATATTATGTGCAGGCTTGAAAATGGTTTTTCTGACTTTAGAAAGTTCAGAGTGGTAAAAAAAGGACATATTGTCTCTATCGCAGTTAAGAAGGAATATCGAAAAAAAGGAATCGGAGGAAAGTTATTGATAGAAGCGGTTAATGCTCTAAAAAAGCAGAAAGTAAGCGAGTGTTTTATGGAAGTGCGAACGACTAATCATAATGCAATAACTCTTTACAAAAAAATTGGTTTTGAATCTATTCGTAAAATTAAAGCTTATTATCAAGATGGAGCAGATGCCCTGGTAATGGGCATTAAATTAATTAATTGA
- a CDS encoding ARMT1-like domain-containing protein: MKIGLECIECLIHRAYVETRKATGDEELQKKVLIKVSKKLSEELNKDSIPSHLGTIRDRIIKEETENPDPFKKDKIISNNKALEILPTIEKLIYSQRNQSLRFRKACLASIVGNTIELGVLGHEFKYEDIKSEIIRAEVDLAIDDIANIEKMIKNATNVIFLTDNAGEIVLDRLLINEIKSYGSEVTVAVKGAPISNDATLDDVKIAGIDKVADKIITTGADSIGFIPKYCSKKFLKAFYVSDFVVAKGMAHLETLPEYKPKPPRAILLRTKCKPVANYLKVDLNKNIAKLFK; encoded by the coding sequence ATGAAGATCGGTTTAGAATGCATTGAATGTTTAATTCATAGAGCGTATGTTGAAACGAGAAAAGCCACTGGTGATGAAGAATTACAGAAGAAAGTTCTGATAAAAGTTTCAAAAAAATTATCAGAAGAATTGAATAAAGATTCTATTCCTTCGCATCTAGGCACGATAAGAGACAGAATTATCAAAGAAGAAACAGAAAATCCTGATCCTTTTAAGAAAGATAAAATAATCAGCAATAATAAAGCACTTGAAATTCTTCCAACAATTGAGAAACTCATTTATTCGCAGAGGAATCAGTCACTTAGATTTAGAAAAGCTTGTCTAGCTTCTATAGTAGGAAACACTATTGAACTTGGTGTGCTTGGACACGAGTTCAAATATGAGGATATAAAGAGCGAAATAATAAGAGCTGAAGTTGATTTAGCGATAGACGATATAGCAAATATCGAAAAAATGATAAAGAATGCAACAAATGTAATATTCCTTACAGATAATGCTGGCGAGATAGTACTCGATAGATTATTGATAAATGAAATCAAATCCTATGGGTCTGAAGTAACTGTAGCTGTAAAAGGTGCTCCTATAAGCAATGATGCTACATTAGATGATGTGAAGATAGCTGGAATTGATAAGGTAGCTGATAAAATAATTACAACAGGTGCAGATTCTATTGGATTCATTCCCAAATATTGTTCAAAAAAATTTCTAAAGGCATTTTATGTGAGTGATTTTGTAGTTGCTAAAGGCATGGCTCATCTTGAAACTCTACCAGAGTATAAACCAAAACCACCGAGAGCAATTTTATTGCGTACTAAATGTAAGCCCGTTGCGAATTATTTGAAAGTAGATCTCAATAAGAATATAGCAAAGTTATTTAAATAG
- the tpiA gene encoding triose-phosphate isomerase, with amino-acid sequence MSLKKPLILINFKTYLEGTGRRAIELSQIAEKISSDTSKCIAIAPQFTDISAIFEKCKIPIFAQHIDPIEAGANTGKILPESIKEAGAIGTLINHSENRLKLSDIESAIIRAKSLGLITVVCASTANISKAIAALNPDMIAIEPPELIGKGAAVSKVNPEIITDTVSLVKEVNNSVAILCGAGITNGEDVKSAIDLGSEGVLLASGVVKADDQESILRELALQL; translated from the coding sequence ATGTCTTTAAAGAAGCCATTGATACTAATCAATTTTAAAACCTATTTAGAAGGCACAGGTAGAAGAGCGATAGAACTTTCCCAAATTGCAGAGAAAATAAGTTCAGACACGAGTAAATGTATAGCTATAGCGCCCCAATTTACAGACATAAGCGCTATTTTCGAAAAATGCAAGATTCCTATCTTTGCACAACATATAGATCCAATTGAAGCAGGTGCAAATACAGGAAAAATTTTACCCGAGTCTATTAAGGAAGCGGGAGCAATTGGGACATTAATAAATCATTCAGAAAATCGATTAAAATTATCTGATATTGAATCAGCGATAATAAGAGCCAAATCCCTAGGATTAATAACAGTAGTATGTGCCAGTACTGCAAATATTAGCAAAGCAATAGCAGCATTAAATCCTGATATGATTGCTATTGAGCCGCCAGAATTGATTGGGAAGGGAGCAGCTGTCTCTAAAGTTAATCCTGAAATAATTACAGATACTGTTTCATTAGTTAAAGAGGTCAATAATTCAGTTGCAATTCTTTGTGGAGCCGGTATAACAAATGGAGAAGATGTAAAATCCGCAATTGATCTAGGATCTGAAGGTGTCTTATTGGCAAGCGGAGTAGTAAAAGCAGATGACCAAGAATCAATACTGCGAGAGCTTGCATTACAATTATAA
- the fbp gene encoding fructose-1,6-bisphosphate aldolase/phosphatase — translation MINVAKTTVSIIKADVGSLVGHHIVHPKQIEIAKKYMEKGKKAGIINDFHVTHCGDDLELIMTHNKGENNAKVHKLSWEVFQEVTKQGSKNLKLYAAGQDLLTDSFSGNVKGMGPGVAEIEIEERQSEPVVIFLADKTSPGAWNLPLFKIFADPFNTAGLIIDPNLHDGFIFEVLDVMEGKTVKIKCPEEMYDILALIGDPNLYVISKIERHDGLLAAAASTTRLSLIAGRYVGKDDPVCIVRAQHGLPAVGEILEAFTFPHLVPGWMRGSHFGPLMPVSVENTMNKCTRFDGPPRVVALGFQITNGELVGPADLFADPAFDHTRDKVNQVADYMRQHGPFMPHRLGKEEMEYTTLPSVLKKLKDRFRSAD, via the coding sequence ATGATAAATGTTGCTAAGACAACGGTATCTATAATTAAAGCTGATGTTGGATCTCTAGTCGGTCATCATATTGTTCATCCAAAACAAATTGAGATAGCGAAAAAATACATGGAGAAAGGAAAAAAAGCTGGTATAATAAATGATTTTCATGTAACTCATTGTGGAGACGATCTAGAATTAATTATGACCCACAATAAAGGGGAGAATAATGCTAAAGTACACAAGTTATCTTGGGAGGTTTTTCAGGAAGTAACTAAACAAGGTTCAAAAAATCTCAAGCTATATGCAGCTGGCCAGGATCTATTAACCGATTCATTTTCAGGTAATGTCAAGGGAATGGGGCCTGGAGTTGCTGAAATAGAAATAGAAGAAAGGCAAAGCGAACCCGTTGTTATTTTTCTAGCAGACAAGACTTCCCCCGGTGCTTGGAATCTACCATTGTTTAAAATTTTTGCTGATCCATTTAATACAGCAGGATTAATAATTGATCCAAATCTTCACGATGGTTTTATATTTGAGGTACTTGATGTAATGGAGGGCAAAACTGTAAAAATTAAATGCCCTGAAGAGATGTATGATATTCTTGCTCTAATCGGAGATCCAAATCTTTATGTAATTTCAAAAATTGAGCGCCATGATGGCTTGTTAGCTGCTGCTGCAAGTACCACCCGTCTATCTCTTATTGCAGGTCGTTATGTTGGAAAAGACGATCCAGTCTGCATCGTACGCGCTCAACATGGTCTGCCTGCAGTAGGTGAAATATTAGAAGCTTTTACTTTCCCCCATCTGGTTCCAGGTTGGATGCGTGGATCGCACTTCGGTCCTTTGATGCCAGTAAGTGTAGAGAATACGATGAATAAGTGTACTCGTTTTGATGGGCCGCCACGTGTTGTTGCTTTAGGTTTTCAAATAACTAACGGGGAGCTTGTAGGACCGGCTGACTTATTCGCTGATCCTGCCTTCGATCATACAAGAGATAAAGTAAATCAGGTAGCAGATTACATGAGACAACATGGCCCTTTCATGCCACATCGACTAGGAAAGGAAGAAATGGAATATACAACTTTACCATCCGTACTTAAAAAATTAAAAGATCGATTTAGAAGTGCTGATTGA
- a CDS encoding glycerate kinase: protein MIRNKEELVKNGESSADRDSRRIILESLDYVLEKIDPYELIKSKIDFDGKILNIKGLSFDLNKYERIFVIGGGKATGSMAKALEEILVNRISHGIINILEHTSEDYRTNIIKLNEVSHPIPKDNGIEGVEKMLEVARDANENDLVICLISGGGSAMMPLPANGVNLSEKQEITKSLLYSGATINEMNSVRKHLSKFKGGMLAKAVHPTKLVSLILSDVVNDPLDVIASGPTVPDNSRFEDAVNVLKKYNLWNNISDSIKKRFEEGIVNKTSETPKPQDKIFQNVDNIVIGNNRVACNAAMQKLNELNVESLFLTSCLEGEARYAGLFYSALALEKIVNRENTTKPFAMILGGETTVTVSGKGQGGRNQEAILSALTKIKGLNGVSIASLGTDGIDGPTDAAGAIIDGKSAMKAERKNLLPLEYLSNNDSYNFFREINELIFTGPTGSNVNDITIIITMPIK from the coding sequence ATGATTAGGAATAAAGAAGAATTGGTCAAAAATGGCGAATCAAGTGCTGATCGTGATAGCAGACGCATAATACTTGAAAGTCTTGATTATGTTTTAGAAAAAATAGACCCATATGAATTGATTAAATCTAAGATAGATTTCGATGGCAAAATTCTGAATATCAAAGGTCTCTCTTTTGATTTGAATAAATATGAACGAATATTTGTTATCGGTGGAGGAAAAGCTACTGGTTCAATGGCAAAGGCACTTGAAGAAATACTAGTCAATAGGATTTCGCATGGCATAATTAATATTCTTGAGCATACTTCCGAAGATTATAGAACAAATATCATAAAGCTTAACGAAGTCAGCCACCCAATACCTAAGGACAACGGCATTGAAGGCGTAGAAAAGATGTTGGAGGTTGCTAGGGATGCCAATGAAAATGATTTAGTAATATGCTTAATATCAGGCGGGGGTTCAGCAATGATGCCTTTACCAGCTAATGGAGTAAACCTTTCTGAAAAACAAGAAATTACAAAGAGCCTGTTGTACTCTGGCGCTACTATCAACGAAATGAATTCTGTTAGAAAGCACCTATCCAAATTTAAGGGCGGGATGTTAGCTAAAGCAGTTCATCCCACAAAGCTTGTTAGTTTAATTTTGTCGGATGTTGTTAACGATCCTTTAGATGTTATTGCTTCTGGCCCAACGGTGCCTGATAATAGTCGTTTTGAGGATGCTGTAAATGTTTTAAAAAAATACAACTTATGGAATAACATCTCAGATTCAATTAAAAAAAGATTTGAAGAGGGAATAGTAAATAAAACATCAGAGACTCCAAAACCTCAAGATAAAATATTTCAGAATGTAGATAATATAGTAATTGGAAATAATCGAGTTGCATGTAATGCAGCCATGCAAAAATTGAATGAATTAAATGTAGAATCCTTATTTTTAACATCTTGTCTAGAAGGGGAAGCTAGATATGCTGGATTATTTTATTCAGCTCTAGCTTTAGAAAAGATAGTTAATCGTGAGAATACCACCAAACCTTTCGCCATGATATTAGGAGGTGAGACTACTGTAACAGTTAGTGGAAAGGGTCAAGGAGGGCGTAATCAGGAAGCTATTCTGAGTGCTCTTACAAAAATTAAAGGATTAAATGGCGTATCGATAGCGTCTCTAGGCACAGATGGCATAGATGGCCCAACCGATGCAGCAGGTGCAATAATTGACGGTAAAAGTGCTATGAAAGCTGAGAGGAAAAATTTGTTGCCTTTGGAATACTTGAGCAATAATGATTCTTATAATTTCTTTAGAGAAATTAACGAATTGATATTTACAGGACCCACAGGTTCAAATGTGAATGATATCACAATAATAATCACTATGCCAATTAAATGA
- a CDS encoding 4Fe-4S ferredoxin, with the protein MKINSQKCVGCALCIPYCVEAAITMGSDRKATINRDKCIECAVCYNSSICPVDAFELEELEWPRSVREVFATVYKSHSQTNVPGRGTEEMKTNDVTGRFKDGEVGFSIDMGRPGVGVDLIDAEKLAMALAKIGIEFEPENPITHLMKDPKTGELKDDVKQERVHSCIPEFKTNMERLPEILDTLKKISQEINTVFSLGLCLKLTPEGEIPEFIKNYLDENKIPYYLGGKTNIGLGKPLAKI; encoded by the coding sequence ATGAAGATTAATTCTCAAAAATGTGTTGGATGTGCACTTTGCATACCATACTGTGTTGAAGCAGCAATTACAATGGGCTCAGACAGGAAAGCAACAATAAACAGAGATAAATGTATCGAATGCGCTGTATGCTACAACTCATCGATATGTCCTGTGGATGCATTTGAACTGGAAGAACTCGAATGGCCAAGATCGGTAAGAGAGGTTTTCGCAACCGTCTATAAATCTCACAGCCAGACCAACGTACCTGGTCGTGGAACTGAGGAAATGAAAACAAACGATGTAACTGGAAGATTTAAAGATGGAGAAGTTGGTTTTTCTATAGATATGGGCCGACCTGGGGTTGGCGTTGATCTAATAGATGCTGAGAAGCTTGCTATGGCTTTAGCAAAAATTGGTATTGAATTTGAGCCTGAGAACCCGATTACGCATCTTATGAAGGATCCCAAGACTGGTGAGCTTAAGGATGATGTCAAACAAGAGCGAGTTCATTCATGCATTCCAGAATTTAAAACAAACATGGAGAGGCTTCCAGAAATTCTAGACACACTAAAGAAAATATCTCAAGAAATCAATACTGTATTCAGTTTGGGTCTTTGTTTAAAATTAACTCCAGAAGGCGAAATCCCTGAATTCATAAAGAACTATTTAGATGAAAATAAGATTCCCTATTATCTTGGTGGAAAAACAAATATTGGTTTAGGAAAACCATTAGCAAAAATTTGA